The following are from one region of the Juglans regia cultivar Chandler chromosome 10, Walnut 2.0, whole genome shotgun sequence genome:
- the LOC109003900 gene encoding uncharacterized protein LOC109003900: MALNFIAAFLHPKPSTTPPPSLFPKHRRLLKLQSSSPPHFRTSAQSDGTERGVTEEDPPVSLSGSVSSTRIQLDLLEQLTSTGSAVDGYESDGSSQSRTIRDQLAQLVGDRDDDFSIPLGKNLKKFTPKFLTISQKRNVRRQAYLDEVSQRNDTVFFATIGAFIILPPFIILGIAIITGYVQLFP, translated from the exons ATGGCCTTGAATTTCATCGCAGCATTTCTTCACCCAAAACCTTCTACTACCCCTCCTCCGTCTTTGTTCCCAAAACATAGGCGCCTTCTCAAGCTTCAGTCTTCTTCCCCTCCTCATTTTAGAACATCTGCTCAGTCAGACGGCACTGAACGAGGAGTTACAGAGGAGGATCCCCCTGTTTCTTTATCTG GGTCTGTGTCTTCCACTCGGATTCAGCTGGATCTGCTGGAACAACTCACTTCCACTGGCTCAGCGGTTGATG GTTATGAGAGTGATGGCAGCTCTCAGAGCCGAACAATCCGTGACCAATTAGCACAATTAGTTGGAGACAGAGATGACGACTTCAGCATTCCCTTgggtaaaaatttaaagaagtttACTCCCAAGTTCTTAACCATCTCGCAGAAGAGAAATGTCAGAAGACAGGCTTATCTGGATGAGGTGTCTCAGAGGAATGATACGGTTTTCTTTGCCACTATCGGAGCTTTCATAATTCTTCCACCATTTATAATACTAGGAATTGCAATTATAACTGGTTATGTACAGCTTTTTCCCTGA